The genome window tgaggactaaactttccaaaatacatataaagtttcaacaattggaagaattaaACACTTAAGGTTGGAATACTTTGGccctttttgaaataaaaatgaaaaaattgaagaaattttggGCCATAGCGAAATATTggacaagatgttagaaaaattttgacggagtttccccatataaatggaagaaaactccctgccaacaaataccggtaacggcgccaaaaacttgacgggtattttacatacgtgcaagctaaaaaataccgaattacacccgttcactgcaagtatacaggtcaactagtagtttagggtatatatcgggtcgatcccacagggaagagtgaacaattaccggtattactaaagcttctctattatttagactatcaatgaattataacaaatttatccTACTggaattatacaaaataacaaatgaaagctccttaggttgtggtatccctaactactcatgcaagtgctatatttggatcattgagtactacatctaagcTAGTTATAGTgcaatttccttaaacatgtgaaacctactttcgtagtgaatcaactatactcataactaattcatacctattttcatggttatgaaattagctacaagttcatttcttcaatgaaattatatgaaacgaatcactaaaaaccacataggtgcacctctactttcgtgagtgtactccctatgtttagcactttttgaactagtgttaaatctcaatttccattgcagaaacaacaccttaaataatcataattaatggtaccggattaatcatgatttcaagagccaaagtgctaaataacttgctcaaatcatagcaatcaaataaccaaataataaacactaacaatcatagaaagtccAACCAAACCCAAGacttaaactttagaaacacatattgaacacaaaattcagaacttgtatattaactaaacttggaatcaaatacaaaagataaagagtttggaaggaatacaacccttgtcacatgagctttcttccttgccttcttcatcctccatcttcatcctaatctagataataaacaagaatggaaaagctacactactctatactaagctaaactaacactagggagatgaaagagctacatttctgcagcttcaagctttctcccgtagtctctcttttcttctttttacaaTGAACTCCAATCTCCTCTCTatctcctctctcctctcttgcaatgaatttggctctttttAATGATGAAAATGGTCAAGGAATGAAGCTTTACACTTTCTCCTTACAGCTggtaatgtttctcacatgtctagcatcccatgtgagttggtggaggtgaaattgagttttccgcgtaaagagcagccttttctgaccgcaatccggccagaaatccggctctaaatccggccaagtttcggccggattgctacagtaaatctgggctgctacagtgatccgagctgctacagtacctcggatccatgcggatccgagctcggttccatttacccagaaacaaccgagggttcggatgaatagtggatccgagtgtggatcacttgctctgtttttggcccaacttcaaccgatcttttcttgatgttagaagctgaaccagctcatgtctaaaacatgaaagttgtagccttttgacttatctttccaatgcatcaagaatcacctcatttggatctgtgtaggctgagatatgactgaaatacccttgcctgctccatgccttgttccagtttcgaccaatagcaattgactctgtacttcgcctttttgacctggaaaaccttcaaactggattcagatgtcttcaccaaagttgtagatctatctcttatcttcaaatgggttcaagaatcatcccaatccgatcattttAGCTCAAGTTATAACTGAAATACGAAaatatgtcaaaactgtcaaaatacacaaaatccaagtaaaaagtgataaaaacctcatttaatcacttaaaagcatttttcaccaattatagccaaaatgattcatattcttccaataatataaccaaagtgactaaaaataatataaaatgtcatacaattattacgtaaattagtcacttatcaaaatGCCCAAGTGGTCTAACAGCAGGCCGTAACAGGGCATTCGTTCAATGCTCATTGCTGCATTTTATCTTTCCCTATCCCTGTCTCAAGTTTTGGTTGATGAACTTGTAAATCTGATTAGCATATCAGGACTGCCTCTGAATTTCATAGCTTTCTTTCTAAAAACTACACAttgtgagattttttttttccccgaaGGGTATGACATGCTCTGCCCTACAAAATGGGAGAAAGTATCACAAGTACTGCTGCATGCATATCTGCAGCCATTGATGTGAACTATTACTTCTAGAAACAGGATTAGGACATGCCCAAATCCTGAAACTCTACCAATTTTTAGCAATTCATTTGCACACTGTAGTTCTTGAGTTTACATGCTTGATTCTAGAATATAGCATCAACAGCACAGGTGAGCCATAATGAAGAGATgagattctttgataggcactATTAAAGGGAACAACTTTGTCTCTTTTTACAAAAGAATTGTTGCTTCATGGAAGAGTGGTTCATTGTATTAGTTAAACATATACCATTTTTTTCAGTCATGTCCCAAGCATTTGACTTCTGAATTTTAACCTGCCATTTGTTGGACAATATGATGAAAGTGTCACCTCTGCTTTGTAGCATAAAAACCAGGTGGTGAATGAGGAGCTATGGAACGAGGCGAAAACTTATGGTGACATCCAACTGATGCCATTTGTTGACTACTATAGCCTTATCACATGGAAGACTTTAGCTATATGCGTATTTGGGGTAATGTCCTGTCTCTTTAAAGCTCATGGAAAGTTTCGAGTGCCTCTTTGACTTAAATCTTTTGAACAGACACAGGTTGTTTCAGCAAAATTTGTCATGAAGACAGACGATGATGCATTTGTTCGGGTGGATGAAATTTTGGCCTCCTTGAATAGGATTAATGTGAGCCGTGGTTTGCTTTATGGGCTCATTAATTCTGATTCACATCCTCATCGAAGTCCTGATAGCAAGTGGTACATTAGTCCTGAAGTAAGTTTGTCCTGAATGCATCTCATTCTGTGGTTAGTTTATTGTTAGGGCCTAATCCTTTTATCACTGAAAATCTATATCTGAGATTAGATATGCACATAATACTTTCTCATTCTGAAGTGAACATGTTCTTGTTAATAGAGATTAAGGAGTTTTGATGTGCACATAATATCCAATGTAAACTAGAAAGTTCTCTTAGAACTCTTGAACGTGGTTCAGTTGTACTCCACCACATTGGAGCTTTCTTGAAACAAAAAATATGGCGGATTGGGCTAAATGAATATATGCATTTGCTTAGTTGATCCTTTCTTTTGGTGGCGTTTTTggtgttttgtgtgttttgggggggggggcaaTGTAGATTTACATAGTAAAGCAAAGCCTATACTAGATACAAGTAGATCAGCAAAAACACTTCTGGGACAGGTCTCATTCCAGAGCTAATTTCCAAGGTTACTGTGTTAGTGGAATCTTCCACCAAGCTACTACCACATGTTGTATCTCATCCACAATTAATGGACCTCATAATACTAACAGCTGAAGTTGCCTAAGCTCTGAAGAAAATCTTTCAATAAATAATAAACTTTGCACCCCTAAATCAATTGTCATTCCATTTTTTAAGTGATCCACCCTAAAAAAAAAGttggtttaattttttaaaatgcaaTATTGGCGAgagtatttttattatttaatttttttagtattatttaatttttactatcaaatttttagttttttagctTTTAATTTTTCATTGATGGAATCACTACTTCCATTTGGACATGTttgtttttatcattttaataCTAATTTAAGTGTTTTGACTTTACATGGATTATCGAGAAAttgtaattatatattttttttccctaccACAGATATAGTATTGCGTTTTCTGGTCTTTTGATGAAAATGTATATTTCTTGGATGGGTCCCAAGAATAAAACCGGCATTTCCTATTTAGCACTAGTCATTGTGAATATGAACGCTTCATTGTTCAATTTCCATCTTAAAATGCTAAACTTTGGCCTGTCTCCATCTCTTCGTCTGAGGATGATTCCTCTACGACCCTTCTCCTCTTCGATCTTTGTCCATTTGAAAGGCCTGCTTCATCTTCACCGTCTGATCCAGAATCCGCTGCAGCCTTTGGAACATCATGTTCGAGGGATAATTCGTTATTGTTTGCTCCACCATTtccctcttctccttcttcttcatcGCCCGATTCTTCAGATGATTCACTCTCTGCACCATTGCCCTCATTCTCTTCTGTTTCATTAGTAGGAtcaccttcttcttcttcttcttcttccctgaCGAAGTCTTTGGGGTCTAATATCTTGAAGTCCCTCGAAGTACTCCGCTTGGCCTGCCTCAATAAATTCAGTTTGGCTGCCTTGCCGAGTTGAATGAGATACTTTTCATAGTCCTCTATCTGGAAAATCAACTCTGGGATGCAtttgttttcccttttgattttgcTCGCCATTGCTTTGTTGTTCCCGCTCTCTTGCTGATCCTGCACAAGTTTGTCAATGACATAAGATGACCCAATTTACTGAAAGCTCTGTAGTCTTAACAACCAGAAACTCAGAATGTAAACGCTTAACTAAGTCAGTGCCTCGTACCTTTTGTAGCTGTTCCATAAACTTGTAGAGAGGAGCTGTCAGCTGCCTGCAGGTAATCTCTACCAGCTTCTGATACTTGAGGCTTGGCAAAACTTGCTTTGAACCTCTAGGGGCTATAAGGAGTTTTGCCATTCGAGCTAAATCCTTGTATAGTTTTGTAGACAATCTCAAGAAATGTTCTGCTTGAGGATCTGCAGTAAATGGAGCAGGATATCAAATTTATCAGCTTGTGAAGAGAGATTATCGATAAATATTAAACTGTAAGTGGTAGTTCTCTTTCCCTAGTCGATTGACATACCTTATAGGTTCATCAATACAAAATTAGACAAGACCTTTATAATAGCTTCCACTCTGCAATAAAGAGTCTCTTCCAATACCAGCCCAGGTCCAAGACTTTTATCGGTTTCCAGAGATACGCCTTTCATGAAAATGCAGAATAATAATCACAACAATGTTGTTTGATTTATACTTTGGGTAACTTTCGAGATTTTATAGTTGTACAAAGTTTAATAGTGCCTTTATCAAGCTACGCTTTTATTCTTGGTCCACAAGAAAGATTCAATAGAGAAATAGATTAGTTGTATACTTTCGTAGCACGCAATTAACTGTCAATGGTTTGTTCTTGCTTACTATTCAATATATAtaatttcactttatttttGTGTTAAGCAGTTTACTTAGATTGCTATAATTTCAAATTAGAGTGACATTAGTTTTTATAATATGGTGCCTATCTAGAAGTGTAGTTCCAGTTTTAACACCAATGCTCATTGCTTCAATTTTGGTAACGTGTAGGTTCTAAGACGATTcccaagaagaagaagccaGTCATTGCTGTGAAGATGGTTTTTGAATTGAAGACTACAAGGCCTATCGTGCTCATGTTTTGTTCTAGATGGGAATCTTGCTCATATTTTTGTATAGAACTTTTACTACTCTCTATTGTGGATGGGAAATCACTAGTATTGTAACTGAATGGCTTATTTTGGATGGTGCATGGTTTATGACTCATTTGAGgcaacatttatatatatatatgtatttgggTTGATCTTCTATTGGAAATGAATGTTGGTTTTCTTTTCGTatgttggcttttttttttctccttgctACTCAATGAacgttttgtgattgttggcaGCTATGTTGCGTAATTGACATTAGCTTATTgctttttacaaaaaataaatgacaataaaaaagttgtcactgccAACAAGTTTTACTAGTGACACTAGAAAGTCGTCACTTTTTATGGATGGAAAGCAATGACaacaaaagtcgtcactgaaCGGAAGCATAATGTGACAACTCCAAGGGTTGACTATGACAAGAATTTAGCCAGCTTAGTGACAATAAAAGTCATCACACAATGTACAACAATGAGTGACGACAAGAGTCATCACAAAAGCGAAATCGTTTGTGATGAAAGTCGTCACATGGACCCCCTTTTGTGACATAGAACTAGTGACAGCTCTGTGACAGCAGTAAAAGTCGTCACTGACTTTTTTTGTGACGACTTCTGaatttttagtgacgactttcgCCTGTCACATAAacgcaattttcttgtagtggctGATCCTTCGGTTTTTCAATTAATATATTACACAAATTCGAATTGGGCTTCTTAGGAGCTGCAACCGTCAGGCGTCAGAGATGGAGATGGCGTCGTCGGTTTCACGGCTGCCTGGCGGAGGCAGAGCAAAAGAGGAGAGAGTGAGACTGGAAGAGCAGGCTTCATTGGAGCTAGCCAAACCCGGCGGTTTCTTTGTAGATGGGCTTCTTTGGAGCTAGAGATGGAGAGAGCATCACCGGTTTCACGGCGGACTGGCCATTGGCGGTGGTGGAGGCAgagcaaaagagaaaagagagtgagactgtgagagggaaaaagagatGTGCAGGTGTGGCTGTGGTTAACTGGGTATTAGGGTTGGAAAAAGTCGGGAATGAAAGAAGTAGTAATGTAGTATTGTTATGAATAGTTATGATAGattgatatatatttttttaattattaattaaaacGGATTTGGATCGAATACGAGTTTAAATTATATATTCTATATTTGATCTgcgcatttattagataaaatgGGTTCAGATCCGGGTCTGGATCCGGATCTATATACCTATCCATATCTAAAAAATATTAATGGGTTTGATCCGATCCGGATCTAGACCCGAAGTTAACAACCCTATACATCTATCGGCTACGCAAGTAAGTAGTCACTCACTATAACTCGGAGGAATTAATTGTTATTTGCTTTGTCAACATAACATACAATGCACCAAGAGGTTTCGTCATCATCACGTGCCTTGCGCATGCCTTCTTTCTCCAATCGGATCGTGTGGTGTTTGATGAGACGGGTAAATGGACAGTCCGACAGCGGTAGGATGAGATATGCCCATgtgattttctttcctctttcaaTTCTGTTTGCTGCTGCGCCTGAATTTATAAGGAGCATCTTCCTAAAGTGATGATTCTTGCAGTTTGCAGTGTTTGCTTCTATCGATGGATCGTTAATTCTTGGAGTTGCTGCTTCAATTATCAAACAGATTTTCCCTTTTTCGAGCTCCTTCCTCTCACCGCCTTCTTTGGTTTAGGGTTTACCAACATAAAATTGTTTCTACTAGGGTTAGCTCCGCCGCTTCTCCTATTCtctcattttttcttcatttcattctttgttttttttttcttgaatagAAAACTTGATTGTTTTCTTCTCCTCGGCCGCCACACCTCAAATCCCTCAAATCTAGAACTACCAACAATAACCACCATCACTGCTTCAATCCTACCTTCTACACCGGTGTCGTTTCAAGCCCTCCGACGATACCATTGAAGTCAACAGGCACTCTAAAAGTCCCAGTCAACACTCATATTACTCGGCTTCATATTTCTTAGTATCTCCCTATTTCAGCTTCGTCTTTGTTCTCGTCAGTGCATTTATAGcacttttccttttcatttttttcttttttgccctatttttgcttttgcttttttgCCCTCACTCCATTTCTATGCAACTCATGTTTGATACATAAGTGATGGGATGGGAAAGACTCTCCGATGATGGGAAAAATGTTTTTCTTACTCTTGCTCTGACATGAGAAGAGATTTTCGTCTCTCTCTTATGCTGaaatacattattattttttgtgtgTGTTGAAGATTCTTCTTTGTGTTGCTTGGTTCCTCCCAGACCCAATGCTCGATGTAAGCGGTTGGGAAAACTTTGTCAACATTGGTAAACTCCCAAccttatcaatttttttttttccagttggAGGTCGACAGATTCTTTTCCGTTCTTCCTCTCATCCTTTCCTCCTCTATAGAATTTCTCATCTATTTTCTCCCTCATTTCTTTTTGCTAGAGACATGTCTTTTGCACGTGAAAAAATAGTCTTTTTACACATATTAATGATGTTTATTTTTGAGTAAATTAAATTCATGACCtatattttttgcatttttttgtgCTTTTGGTTTCTTGAGGATCTCAGattttcttgcttcaatttCTATGGGTTCTGTGAATAATCTGTTGGTGTTCTGCTTTAATATTGTGGGTGGAGAGGGGGATTGTTCTCAACTTTTGTTATTTATGTGATTTTATTGTAGAATTTTGTTTCTGCCAAGTTTAGGATTGATCTCAAGTTGGCTATggaggttttttcttcctttcaatTTTGATGGGGTCTAATGTAACTTTGgaattgcaaaattttccttttaactGGTCTAATTTTCTAATTACTATGGGATTTGACACAAAAAATCGAGACATTGTTAGATTTGTTTATTTGTGTTTTTCTTTGGTATTGATGTAAAAAATTCGTTTCTGAAAGTGTACATTTTAATTTCTTgagttaatttattttatagagtttgaggaggaaaaaatatttttgaaaaggTATGCTTATCTTAGTTGAATTTGTTGACTCCCCATTGTATTGAATTGTAACCGTTTTGATTCTTGAATTTGAGTGTAGATGATGTTGGCCAATTGTCATGCTTCTTTAATTACTAAAAATGACTTTGTTCTTATATGGAGCAGCAACCGCGGGCTGATATTGGTGAGACTGAAGCTGATAAGATTGATGAGGCTGCCAAAATAGCAACACTAATGGCTTCTCTTGTGAAAATGAATGTTAGCTCACCGGCAAAGAAAAGCATGAATCTAAGTGTATAAAAAGTTACATTTAGAATATGTTTCTGTTTTATCTAGTGTTTCTTTCTTGTGTGTCATCTCTACCTTAGAAATTGCCGAATTAGTATTTTCTCTGAAATGTATTTTTCCCATGCTTTTCTTCAAAACAGAGGTGATCAATGGAAAAACACGACTTCTTTCCATTACATATTTGTCTTATCATTTGGTTTCTcttttttcccttgttttttGGATTTACCCTTGTCGTTTGCTTCTCGTGTTTTGTCCTTGTGTTTTGATCgtatgtgacttgtttcatatttttttacaaGTTTTTTGCTGCAATGGCGCTTGAATTGACCTGgttggtgaaaatttttgtgttACATGTATTCGATGTCCCTATGATTTTGTTTTATCCATTTGTGATATTTCTTTATGCCTGTTTTCTTGACCTGATTGCCAGTTCCCTTTTTCAGTATTATTCCAATAGGAGCTCGCTGCTCTTCATTCCAATAGGAGCTCGCTGCTCTAAATTAGGCATTTGCTGGTGGCCTTCTAACCTCAAATCCAAAGTCCCTTACTCCTCTGATCTTGGTAATTCTTAAAACTCTGTTAAATGTATAAAAATGTAATATTTGTTccctttttttgattttttccttCTAGGGTTTTAGAGAAATGTGGCGAAAATGAGAGGATGAAACTGCCAGCATTTAAAGATATGCAGTTTAGATGAGATGAAGATGACGGCCCTTGGATTGCTGTCAAACATTTCAATAAGTTTGCTTGGCCGGATTCTCAGCAATTCCTGGTTGTTATTACTTCTTATAAGCAAGTCCCCAGCTATAGCGTTTCACAAATATGATATTATCTTATTTATGTACGTGCTTTGATATCAGCCATTGTTAACCATGACTACGGTGGATGTTATTCAAATTTAAGATTTGTTGCATGCAATTTGTAGGTTGATAAGTGAGGAACCTTATTGCAGGCTGATAAGAATTGAAACATTGATTATATGGTTGTTATACCTTTGTTTGCGATTAGATGGGATGAAGTGTTTTGTTTCTACCAATAATATAaagtcaatttcattttttttttcttactcaATTTGGCTCTTgctattttgcattttcttgcatacaACCTTATTAACTCTCCTCcttcacttttcttttcttttttcctaattttgaaaatgatatgAGAGCATGGAAAGTAAAAACCAACCCCTATTGATACTTATAATTAGCTACATCAGTAGGAAATTAATGGACCTTATAACTAAATCATAATGCAACCTAACCTTGAAATGGCGCAAGTTCAGATGACAACCTAGATGAAGTCTTATAATATTTTGGTTCTTTAATGAGAATAATACTTACTATTTTTTTATATGATTACATACTTAGATGAAAGTTTACTCTAATTGTGGTTTAacattttattttggtttatttgtaaCTAAATTccatcaaaaacaaaaaaaaaattcattaatgATCCATTTTGGATTAGtacaaattattttattaaattggGCATCTCCAACCTTTTTTCCACCGTGCATAGCACGGTTTATGCCTCCTAGTGCAACAACTATTTACCGTACGCCAACGGAGAAAGCCGCTCCTACCCGTCAGTATCATGCGGCCAGTCAGTCTCCCACTCTCACCCATTAGAAAGACGCAACACTAGAATAAGTGTAAAGATGGGTAATGGAATGAGACTTATGATCATAATACTTTTATTTGTTCATACGAAAAACAGTCCTATGgaagtaaaaaataataggGATAATTTGAAATATCTACCCTTAtatttctaataatttcactgGGTTCTcttaaaacttcaaaaattatACCTACTTTCCCTGATTTGACACACCTCAAAATGACATTGACTTGATCAAAAGTTTAAATGAATAACCTAACATGTCCtgattttataaattttaatttactttcCTTGTAAAATAATTGAGCACAATTATAAAGAAAAcatatcaaaatttttcaaaacccttatattttttttgtttgataagcaactacaataaaattttggtttaatttcAAAATCCCTCATGTAATGGTACTTCAATAGTAAATTGACCCTGTGGTTTTGGGCTTTGTCTTTTTTGAGTTGTTGTTGATTttgatacaaaagaaaaaaaaaatcagccaaaaaatTGAGTCACACATTCAAAGTTGTTAATTGGTCATGGTAGAGGTTATGAGGATACTGATAGTTCTGCAATTTTGGTAGCGAAATATAAAAGaaagcaattaaaagaaaaaataaatatagtatCTATTCTTTGCATGAGTATACAAAACAAGGCAATTTCATTAATATGCCAAGACTAGTATCATCACTATAAATGGGAAAAAataaatgtaatttttaaaacttcaagaatgttaagcaaaattgtcaaaaacctcatagaagatttctaaaattattccaAAACAGTAAGTACAATGCCAATAACTATGCAGAAGTTGGAAACTTGAGGCTCAGATAGTACAACGTTAACAAGTTGTGTTTCCCATATAGAGAAGTTGAACTCCAATTTtaacatatttaaaaaaaaaaaaaaaaaaagaagaagaacataATTGACATGTTTCAATTTAAACAAAAAAGTATTTCTCTTCAAATCAGTGCATAACATATCAGTCATATTAAGAAACTGCTGCAAATATTTCCAGACAGATGAATAGGACAAAAAGAAGGATAATCTATAGAGATTTTTTATAAGTACAGGATAATCTATAGAG of Coffea arabica cultivar ET-39 chromosome 5c, Coffea Arabica ET-39 HiFi, whole genome shotgun sequence contains these proteins:
- the LOC140007216 gene encoding uncharacterized protein, which codes for MKPALPVSLSPLLLCLRQAAVKPTTPSPSLTPDDPQAEHFLRLSTKLYKDLARMAKLLIAPRGSKQVLPSLKYQKLVEITCRQLTAPLYKFMEQLQKDQQESGNNKAMASKIKRENKCIPELIFQIEDYEKYLIQLGKAAKLNLLRQAKRSTSRDFKILDPKDFVREEEEEEEGDPTNETEENEGNGAESESSEESGDEEEGEEGNGGANNNELSLEHDVPKAAADSGSDGEDEAGLSNGQRSKRRRVVEESSSDEEMETGQSLAF